The sequence TGAATTAGACATAATATGAATGATAGCTTCAATTCTAAATAGCCCTTTGATGAAATTCACGTAACCATTGCAGTGAACATATTTTAATGTGCGCAAAAAAATTGACTATAAACGGTCGTTTTTTGAAACTTTTTCTCGTTTCATCCGTCTTATATATATAGCTTGTCTGTAATTTGACGAATAATGGGTTCTACTTATGCTCGCCCAACATTCAGTCGATAGAGTTTTTGAAAGGAAGGGAACAAATGAAAAAGGTGAATTGGCCAAAACATTCTGTGCTAGTCATTGCGATAGTTGCAACTTGGCTTACAACGTATGTCGGCTATATAACTAGTTTCAATATGAAAATTGATAATATGATCCAGGAATTGATTCTTTTCATCAATCCATTGAGTTTCTTATTATTCATATATGGTATTGCTCTCTTCATCAAGAGCGTGAAGAGAAGAAAGATTTATATTCTCTCTATAAGTTTAATCACATCTATTATCATGTTCAGTAATGCGGTTTTTTATAGGTTTTTCAGTGATTTCATCACATTGCCGTTGCTGTTCCAAACGAGTAATTTCGGTGATTTATCATCATCTGTACTTGCGAATATCCATGGAGCGGACATCTTTTTCTTTACTGATGTGATTATTATCGCATTGGCATTAAAATTTATTCCAAATATGGAAAAGTCGGTAAGCCATCGAAAAATAGGCCGGAAATTGTATTTTGTTGTTGCTGCGACAATTCTTATGGTCAATTTAGGACTTGCGGAAGCACAGAGACCTCAATTGCTTACGCGAAGCTTCGACCGCGAACTGCTTGTTAAAAATATCGGTACGTACAACTATCATATTTATGATCTGTTTATCCAATCCAAAACGCATGCTCAACGTGCGCTTGCGGATGGCAGTGAATTGACCGAAGTCGCGAACTATGTGAATGCAAACTATGCAGAACCTGACCCTGAAATGTTCGGAGTGGCGAAAGGGAAAAATGTGATTATGATTTCTTTAGAATCACTGCAAAATTTCGTCATTAACAATGAAATGGACGGTCATGTCATCACACCATTTTTAAATGAATTGACAAAAGATCCCGATACATTTTATTTCAATAACTTCTACCATCAAACAGGGTTAGGCAAAACGTCCGATTCTGAATTCATCCTGGAAAACTCCTTGTATGGACGGAATGGAGGAGCAGTTTTCTTTACGAATAGTGGAAATACTTATAACTCATTGTCCGAAAAGCTTGGCGATAACGGTTATTTCACTAGTGTTATGCATGCCAATAACCGTAGTTTTTGGAACCGGGATATTATGTATCAGGCTATGGGGATTGAGAAATTCTATGATGTCGAAAGCTATGAAATTGGAGAAGGTGAAGCAGTCAACTGGGGCATGAAAGATATTCCGTTCTTTGAACAATCTATTGATTTGTTGAAGGAAATGCCACAACCGTTTGCTACGCGAATGATAACCTTGACGAATCATCACCCATTCGATCTTGATGAGGAAGATATGCTCATTCCTCCATATGAATCGAACTCCAAAACCCTAAATCAATATTTCCAAACGGTCCGTTATATGGACGAATCAATCAAAGTTTTCTTTGAAGACTTGAAAGAAAGTGGACTGTACGATGATTCAATCATTATCATGTACGGTGATCATTATGGAATATCAGAAAACCACAACAAAGCGATGGGTATGTATCTTGAAAAAGAAATTACGCCTGTAGATACAGTGGAGTTACAGAAAGTACCGATGTTTGTGCATATTCCTGGATACGGAAAAGGAGAAATGTCAGATGAACTTGCTGGTCAACTCGATTTGAGACCAACAATTCTGCATTTGCTCGGAATTGACACGAAAGAGGATATGCAATTAGGTTCTGACGTATTTTCACCAGATCATGAGCCATTCGTCATTTTCAGAGACGGCAGATTTGTAACAAATGATCATATTTATACGCAGGAAGTATGTTATGATATCAAGACAGGTGAAATAGACGAAAGTGGAGCTTGCGAGTCTTATAATGAACGCGCCACAACAGAACTTGACTATTCTGATATGATCATTAATGGTGACTTGCTCAGATTCACTGAGGAAGGCCAAGAATAGAATAGTTGAAAATCACGAAAGTCAACTTAGTTCTGCACGGGTTTGTTCACCGTGCAGAACTTTTTTAAAGATTGAATTCTATAAACAAAGGAGGGTCGCGATGAAAAGAGTAGTCATGTTACTCGGTCTAATGCTTATATTTATCACTGCTTGTTCGAGTGAGAAACCAACTACCGTCGATGTGGATAATGAAGATCCAATCCTACAAGTAGAAGAGGATTCTAACCAATCAGTCCATTCTTTCAAAGCGAACCCTTCTTTTTTTCATTTTGTTGGTGATTGGCTGACCGATTCGAAAATACTTTATGTTGAGAAAAATGAAATTTACCAAGTTAACTATTTCGATATTGAGACAGGTGAATCTGGCATGATTTACGAAGACACGTCTTTTATTACGGATATCATCGTACACCCTTCTCAGGAATACATACTCATACATACAAGCGATCAATCAGACGTTGCAATTTTAAAAGTTCTTACTACAGAAGGTACTGTCATACATGAAATGGAGATTGCTTCTACTGAAATAACGGTGAATTGGAATCCGGTCGATGCGCAAAAGTTATTGATCACAGCATTTCATGAGGACTGGACTTTCGACATATTCATTTTTAATGGTCATTCTGAAAATCTATTCATCGTCAATATCGATGATCCTTTCCCGAAATGGGCTGGAACCGATCAAGTCGTGAGCATTTCCTTTACAGAACATATACTTGATGGAGGTAATCTGCAATTTTTAAATGTGGAAAATGACGGAATTACTTTCTCGGAATCTGAAGATATAATTTATTTTGACACATACGGTGATCGATTACTCACCGTGAAGTCACCAGTTAATGAGCTGTTTACCTTCTTGATGAGTTCGTTAGACGGTAAAGTGATTTCAGAATGGCAAATGCCTGCAGTCAGTAATTATTCTGAATGGGTCATTCCTGAAGTCGAGTGGATTAATGAAAACCATATGCTGTTTAAAAGTGCTCAAAAAAGTGGCCAATTAGATGACATCGGACAGTCTTTTAATTTGTATGAATGGATTGACGGAGTAAACAGTACAGTCATGGAAGGCATGGGTGCTGAACCACTGAAATGCTCGCCTACCGGCAAGTATTGTTTAAGCGGTTACACTTCGGAAGAGTTAATTGAGAAGGATACAGGTGTCAAACGGAACTGGATATACTTTGAAGAATAATCTTTCTTGAAAAGAAGTTAATTTACATTCACTAACGTCAATTTTATATAACCAGAATAAAAACATCCTCCACGGAATATCGTGGAGGATGTTTTATAATACAAAATTAATGAAGAGTAGGTGGATAACCCTGGAATACAATCGTTGCAATTGTAAATCCGCCAAAGATGACAGCTGCGGCAACGTTGAACACGATGCTCAAGAGATTGCGTTCTTTGAATCCTTGTACCGTACCTATAACTGATAAGATTGCAACTAGCCCGAAAATCACCATTAATATGTTCATGCGGTAGACACTCCTTTCAATAGAGAAAAAATGAATGCCGATTTAGCAATATTCCTCCTCTATTGTAATGGTTATTCAAGTTTTTGTCGAGTCAAATAAATGTCCAAAGTTTGAATTCTGCTCTCAGCTTCATTATTATTTACAATAGGAGGTGGAATGATGTTGAAAATACATACATATCCATTGGGGCCGATTCAAACAAATTGTTATATTGTGATGAATGATGAAGGCAAATGCCTTGTGATTGATCCGGGAGAAGAGTCCAAGAAAATTATTAGGAAAATAAATAAGCTGGAAGCTGAACCTTTAGCGATATTGTTGACACATGCACATTTTGATCATATTGGCGCCGTTGACGAAGTTAGGGATCGTTTTAAAATTCCTGTCCATATTCATGAAGCTGAAAAGGACTGGCTTCTTAACCCGAATTTGAACGGCTCTTCGAAGTATCCTGGACTGCCGTCTGTGAGCAATGCAAAGGCAGATGCATTTCTAGACGAAGGTGAAATGGAGATTGGGCCATTCAAAATCGATGTACGTCATACACCGGGACATTCACCAGGCAGTATGTCCTTTATTTTCACTGATAGCAAGATGGCTATCGTAGGTGATACTCTATTTAAACAAAGTATTGGGAGAACCGATCTTCCGGGAGGGAATTCGAAAAGACTTCTTACATCAATCCATGAGAAATTATTAACATTGGACGATGATTACATGATTTATCCGGGACATGGTTTGCCGACCACGCCAGGGGAAGAGAAAGATACGAATCCATTTCTAAATGGATTTTGAAATAGAAAACAAAAAAACAGCCGAAACGGCTGTTTTTTTGTTTTAACTCTTTTAGTGTCCTCCACCTTGTACGTGAATGAACGTTGCGTAGTAACTGAACCCTACCATGAAAATCATTAGATAAGCTCCGAACATGTACATATACATACGTTCCGTTAAATTCAAGTATCCAAGCAACAAGAAGAAGATAGTGCTAGCGATAAAGATGACGGTTGCCGGCATCATGCCGCCGATGAAAAACATTACAGCGAAAATACCAGTCCAAAAACCACATAACTTAAACATATTATCCATAAGTCCGTCCCTCCTTAACATAAAACGTTGAAAAGTTCTCTAATTCATTATAAGTGATAGTCAGTCCAATTGTAAACTCCTATGAAGTAGACATTGTGACAATTAGATGGAAAGTAGTTGTGAACAATACTTTCAAATATTGATTTTCATATGGTATTTCACCTTAAAAATCGAGTTTGGCAGAAACTGTTCCTTTTAAAGAATTTGTACCGTATACTCGCAATAAGGCGAGGAGCGGTCATTCGCCTACTAGGAAAGAGGGGTGTTCAATGGAGAAGCGAGATAATCTCATTGAGAAGAAATGTTTTGCTTTGCTTGAGAAGGCAATTAGCCATAGGGCGACTGACATCCATCTCGTACCAATGAGAGACATTTACGAAGTGCGCTTTAAAATCAATTCCAAACTTGAAACGTCCAGCACAGTCCCCCCACAGTTGGCTGGTCGAATGATCTCCTTTTACAAATTTCTTTCTTCGTTAGATATTAGCGACAAACGCAAACCTCAAAGTGGTTCATTCCATAAAAAAATCCAAGCAGATAACTTTTCCTTTCGTGTATCAACTATCCCATCCGTCAACATGCAAGAAAGTGTAGTCATCCGACTGCAAAAGCACGACAAAATCGTTCCACTCGATAATTTATGTTTAGAACCTGTCTGGGAACAACAACTACGACAGGCGACAAAGGAGAGGCAAGGTTTAGTAATCGTTACTGGGCCAACGGGAAGCGGGAAGACGACTACTATCTATTCATTGACCGCACATTGCGTAAATGAATTGGAACGGCATGTAATTACGCTAGAAGATCCTGTTGAAAATAATCATTCGCATCTCTTGCAGATTCAAGTAAATGAACGTTCCGGAATGACGTATGCTGCGGGACTTAAAGCGATTCTCCGACACTCACCGGACGTTATCATGATTGGTGAGATAAGAGATGCTGAGACAGCTAAGACGGCTGTAGCAGCAGCCCTCACAGGCCATCTCGTGCTTACAACGATTCATTCTAAAGATCCCGAGGGTTGTTTCTACCGTTTAATGGACTTCGGCATTACGCCAGAAGAACTGCGACAGACAATCGTCTGTATATGTGCTCAGCGCTTGATCAAGAAAGATTGCGGGGACTTAAGTGCAATTTTTGAAATTGTTCAAGGAGATTTGCTGGATTTGATAGCAGATGGCATTGTTAATGGCGAAAGAATTCAGATGCCTAAGGAGAAGAAAATTGAAACTGTTATGCAACGCTATGACAATTTGGAGAGAAAGTTGCATGATTGAATTTTCTTTGTCTCGTCCCCACAATCGACTGGACAGAATCAACCAGCATCCCGCTTTTCTTAAGCGTCTCGCAGTGCTATTGAAAGAAGGCTATACCTTCCATGACGGTCTTATACTACTTTTGCCACATCATAGTAAAAATTATGAAGACATACTTTCCCGGATTGAAAGCGACATAAAAGGAGGTTTGGGAGTTTCCAATGTATTAATTAGCCTTGGTTTCTCATCATCTAGCCTATTGCCAGTCATCATTGCCGAAGTTGATGGCAAATTGGCGGAAGCATTGGAAGGAATTGCAGACAGATTGGTAAAGGTAGATGAAAGACGTAAGAAGCTAAGAAATATATTAGCTTATCCAATTGTGTTGTTTTCATTCATGGCCATATTGTTAGTCCTATTCCGCAATTACTTCCTCCCTAATCTTCAAGCCTTAGCGATTTCTAGAAATGATACAAGTACAGGGCTAGTCTCTTTATTACCAATAATCGTCTCAAAAATACCCGATGTCCTAATCGGTACTGGATTAGTATTCATCATACTCATGATTATAGGTTCGATATTTTATCGTAGACTATCCCCTTCAGAGAAAGTTAAGTTTGTAATAAAAATTCCATTTGTCGGCCGCATTTTTATAAGTATGAAAACGCGAGATTTTGCCGGTGAACTTGGAAGCTTATTGCATTCAGGTTTATCGATGCAGGATGCACTTGATGTACTTATCAATCAGAAAATCGATAAAATAATGGCTGAAATTTCAGATACGTTTAAAGGTTATGTCGTCTATGGCGAAAGTTTTGATCAAGCTATTCTCATGACTGACGGCCTTAGTAATGAATTGAGTTCGTATGCATTACACGGGTCGAACACTGGACATTTACCGAAGGAATTGATTATCTACAGTGAAAATCTTCATGAACGGATTGAGGTAGAGTTGGGCAAATGGCTTTCTTCATTGCAACCAGTTCTATTCACCATTCTGGCTGTCTGTATTTTGGCCGCATATTTAGCATTGTTATTACCGGTTTATAATATGTTCGATACGATTTGAGGAGGTAGGAAGGTGTTTAACAGTAAAAATGAAAAAGGATTTACGTTAATTGAAATGATGATCGTTCTTCTTATCATTTCTGTACTAGTGCTTATCGCTATCCCGAATGTGACAAAACATGCAAGTACAATTGATAAAAAGGGATGTGAAGCGTATGTGAAAATGGTGCAGGGACAAGTGGAGGCTTATCGGATGGAGAACCACAAAGTGCCTAAATTAGCTGAATTGGAGGATGCTGATTATTTGCCGAAAAATGCAGAATGTCCTGATGGAACGAAAATAGTTGTCACTGATGAAGGCATAGTGAAAACCGAGACAGATCTAAGTGCAGAGTAAAAGTATGTTTGATAATAAACAATCAGGATTCACTTTTCTGGAACTGCTATTAGTACTAAGTATTGTGGCAATTGTAACGGTAATTATCATTCCGAGTGGAGATAAATGGGTAAAAAAACAGAGCGAAAAAGAAGCGCTTGAGACGTTCATTGCAACAATCCATCATGCACAGGCTTATGCAATCGCATATGAAGCATCGACTGCCATAAAATTTAAAGATTCAGGTGCTACGTATAGGCTGTATACACCTAACTTAGAGTCAACCAAACCTAGGGATGTCGAATTTCCGACAGGCATGCGTGTAATCGCAATCAGCAGTAACATGAAGGGAATTGAATTTACTAAAGCTGGAAATATCGTCAATTCGGGTACCATTACATTGAAAACCTCTGCCGGAGTAAAATTGATCACCTTGCAATTACAGCATGGGAGGGTTCTCGTCCGTGATCAATGAAAAAGGCTTTTCTTGGCCTGAATCTATTCTGGCTCTTGTTGTACTCACGGTCATCTTTGGTACCTTGCTGCCGTTATATTCCAATATGGCAAACGGTTTGGAAAGAAAGAGGCTTGAAATGCATGCTACAAAGACTGCTTATCATGGAGCTGTTCTGCATCATTATTATGGGAGGACGTCTGGTACTGTTTCCATTGAGAATGTTCACTTCAACTGGTATGTAGGATTAAACGCAGTCTGTGTCTCTTATCAATTGTTAGAGGATGATCAGGAAAAATGCGTGCATTACTAAAAGGTGCTAATCAATCGGGCTATTCATTAATTGAGTCAATCTTTCAATTGCTGATTTTAGGGATTTTTCTACAGTTCGTTCTTCTATTTTTTTATTGGAAAGCGCCAATTGAGCGTCAATTTGAAGATTATTACGCGACTGAGTGGGAACTCTTTGGAATTGAACTACAAGAATTACTTATTGAAGTGGAGGAATTCAACATCTTAGTAGGTAACCGTTCAATCTCATTTCTAAATGACAGAGGGAAAATCGAAATTGGACAAAGTGGCTCTGTCATCCGAAAACTCGTTCATACAAAAGGATATATACCGCTCTTTACGAATGTGCGAGAAACGACCTTCACATATGAAGGAGAAGAACTTGCTTTAAAAGTTCTGATGCTCGATGGTAAAACCCGGGAGTGGAGGTTCGTAATTGGACTTCGTCAGGGATGAACAGGGTACTGTCCTTGCAGCTTCATTAATATTACTTTTTATCGTAAGCCTCTTTCTTTTTACCCTCGTTTCATGGCATAGTAATCTATATAGAACTTTCGATTCCATTGAAACGTATTACGAAAATCAAACATCAAAGATTATGAGGCAGGGCGGTTACAATTATGAAGAAAGTATATTTGATCGGATTCATGGGCAGTGGTAAAAGTGCGATTGGCAAACGCCTAAGCAATCTGTTGAATCTTCCTTTTTATGATATGGATACGGAAATCGCAAAAAAGACCGGTATGACAATACCGCAAATATTCGAAACGTATGGGGAAGAGAAATTCAGGGAGATGGAAACTGACTTTCTACTTCATTTTCCAGATGAGTATTGCATTATCGCTACTGGTGGCGGTGTTGCTATGCGCGCACACAACCGTGAGATTATGCGTGCAACGGGTCTGGTGTTTTTTCTTAATTCAACATATCGGGATATTTGGCGAAGAGTATCAACGGATAAAAACAGGCCTATCGTTCAACGCTCCACTCGTGAACAGCTGGAAGCACTCTATCATAAAAGAAAACCACTTTATTTGGAGTGTGCACAATTTAAAGTCGAAACGACGGGACGATCTCTAAACGAAATTACACAATATATAGCCTTTCAGATACTTCGTTTAAAAGGGGATTGAGTGAAAGTTCATTTTGACTACTCCTATGTCGATGGGACAGAAGTAGAAAAGTCATTAAAATTCACTAATTGTTCAAAAAGAAAAGTGCATGTAATCAAGGCTCATATATTTGATTGCATGCACTTTTTTAATTTTCACGTGGTTATGTCACGGACTCTTATCTTTGTTTAGCATTTTTGCATTTTAGAAGTTGCAGTACTTTATAAAATATGTAAATCATTTTATTCAGAACTCATTAACACGAACGATTATATTTAATTCCTCTTCATTATTCGTTTTATTATCGTTACTTGAAAAGGATTGCGATTCTCTGGATGTAATGTTAAGATATAAGGCGAAAGGCTACATAGTTGTCTAAACATTTTACACATATTTAAAAATGAATAAGCGCGGATGATTGTATGGGGAGAGCACGCATTAGGCGTCGCCGAAGGAGCAAGTAACGAAAGTTATGAATCTCTCAGGTAACAAGACCCATCCATGACGCATCTCTGGAGAGAGCCGATTCTATCGGCCACCAACGAGGAAAGCCGTAAGGTCAAACTTTCAGGTAGACGGACAGAGGTTCTCTTAGCGATAAGGGGATCTCTGTCTTTTTATGGCAACTATTCTTTGATACTAGCTATTTAAATAGTGTCATATCAGATTGGTTTGCCAAAAGAACATTACGATTTATGCAAGTCATCATTTACTTTAAGGGGGAAAATGGCTGTGGCAGAAAATTTAAAACGAACCGCTTTATTTGAAAGCTATAAACAGTACGGTGGCAAGACGATTGATTTTGGTGGATGGGAGTTACCTGTCCAATTTTCAAGCATCAAAGCTGAACATGAGGCTGTTCGAACGAAGGCAGGACTATTTGACGTCTCCCATATGGGTGAAGTGTTTGTCAGCGGGGCTGGCGCGCTTGCATTCTTGCAGAAACTTATGACGAACGATGTTGCAAAACTGAAAGACGGTCAAGCGCAATACACGGCGATGTGTTATGAAGACGGTGGCACAATTGACGATTTGCTTATTTATAAAAGAGCCGACAATGATTATCTCTTAGTCGTTAACGCTTCTAATATTGAAAAAGACGTGGAATGGATGGAAAAGCATGCGTCAGCTGACGTAGTGATTGAAAATCGTTCTGACGAATATGGCTTGCTTGCATTGCAAGGACCGAAAGCGCAGGAAATCCTGCAAAAACTGACTGATCAACCATTGGAAGATATCAAATTTTTCCGTTTTAAAGAAGGCGTCAATGTTGCAGGACATAAAGTGCTTATTTCACGCACGGGTTACACCGGAGAAGATGGATTTGAAATTTATGGTGCTCCTGAATCGATGGTCGCGCTTTGGCCTGCGATTCTTGAGGCAGGTGAAGAAGAAGGGCTTGTTCCAGCTGGTTTAGGCGCACGCGATACTCTTCGTTTTGAAGCTGGTTTGCCACTGTACGGACAGGAATTGTCTAAGGATATCTCTCCTTTGGAAGCAGGTATTGGATTTGTCGTTAAAGTTAATAAGGAATCGGATTTCAATGGGAAAGATGTGCTAACGAGTCAAAAAGAGAACGGAGTACCACGAAAACTCGTAGGTCTTGAAATGATTGACAAAGGCATTCCGAGAACGGGTTATAAGGTCTTCATTGGCGAAGAAGAAATTGGTGAAGTCACAACTGGTACTCAATCGCCTACATTGAAAAAGAACATCGGCTTTGCGCTTTTGAAAGCAGAGTATACTGCTGAAGGTACTGAAGTCGAAGTTGAAATTCGCGGAAAGCGTTTGAAAGCTGCACTAATCGCAACACCATTCTATAAACGATAATTGAATGAAGAGGAGACATGCTGATATGAACCATCGTTATATTCCAATGACGGAATCTGATCGTGATGAAATGTTATCGACAATCGGAATTGCTACAATTGATGAATTATTTGAGGATATTCCTGAAAAAGTCCGTTTCAAAGGTGAATTGGCAATTAAGAAAGCAAAATCCGAATCTGCTCTGACGAAAGAGCTTTCAAGAGTTGCTGCTAAAAATGCAAACTCCACTACGAACGCATCTTTCCTTGGTGCTGGTGTCTATGATCATTACAAACCAATCATCGTTGACCATGTTATTTCGCGCTCTGAGTTTTACACAGCTTATACGCCGTACCAACCAGAGATTTCACAAGGTGAATTGCAGGCAATCTTTGAATTCCAGACAATGATTTGCGAGTTGACGGGAATGGATCTTGCAAACTCATCCATGTACGATGGCGGAACTGCACTTGCTGAAGCAGGCAACCTCGCTGCAGGCCATACGAAACGCAAAAAGATTCTTATCTCTGAAACCGTACATCCTGAATCCCGTGATGTTGTCGCATCTTATGCATCCGGCCAATTCATTGATGTAGTTACAGTTCCACAGAAAGACGGCGTTACAGATATTGTTAAATTGGAAGAATTGATCGATGAAGATACAGCAGCCGTTCTTGTCCAATACCCAAACTTCTTTGGTCAAATTGAAGATATCCAGAAAATCGGTGAAATGGCACATGACAAAGGCGGATTATTCGTAGTCTCTTCCAATCCGCTTGCACTTGGTGTTTTAACACCTCCTAGAAAACTCGGTGCAGATATCACTGTTGGTGATGCACAGCCATTCGGTATCCCTGAACAATTCGGCGGACCGCATTGCGGCTATTTTGCTACAACAAAAAAACTAATGCGTAAAGTTCCAGGTAGATTAGTTGGGGAAACAACTGACGAAGCTGGCAGACGCGGATATGTGTTGACACTTCAAGCACGTGAACAGCATATCCGTCGAGACAAAGCGACGTCCAATATTTGTTCCAATCAGGCATTGAATGCCTTGGCAGCATCTGTTGCGATGACGGCATTTGGTAAGAAGGGTGTAAAAGAAATCGCTTATCATAATATCGCTAAAACAGCATATGCAAAAACAGCATTTGAAAAAGCTGGATTTACGGTGAAATTCAATCATGCCCATTTCAACGAGATCGTAGTTGAAGTGAAGAAGCCTATTAAAGAATTGAATGCGAAACTGCTTGAAAATGGTATAATCGGCGGCTATGATCTTGGACTCACATATCCTGAACTGTCCAACCACGTCTTGTTAGCTGTCACGGAACAACGTACAAAAGAAGAAATCGATGCACTCGTGCAGGAAATGGAGGCAAACAATGCATAAAGATAACCAACCTCTTATTTTTGAAATTACGAAAGAAGGCCGGGTAGGCTATAATCTGTCCGAATTGGATGTTCCTGAAATCGATCTTTCAAGCCATTTGCCAGCTGGATTTGAACGTGTTGAAAGTCCGGAACTGCCTGAAGTTTCAGAGCTTGATATTATGCGTCACTATACTGCATTGTCTAATCGGAATCACGGGGTAGATACAGGTTTCTATCCGCTTGGATCTTGTACGATGAAATATAATCCGAAAATCAACGAATCCGTTGCACGTTATGCTGGATTCGCAAATATTCACCCATTGCAAGATGAGTCAACAGTTCAAGGCGCAATGGAAGTTATGTATGATTTGCAGGAGCATCTGTCTGAAATTACAGGGATGGCCGAAGTGACACTTCAGCCTGCAGCTGGAGCACACGGAGAGTGGACTGCATTAATGATGATTCGTGCTTTCCATGAAGCAAACGGAGAGTCTAATCGTACAAAGGTTCTTGTCCCTGACTCCGCACACGGAACAAATCCTGCATCTGCAACTGTAGCAGGTTTTGATACGGTGACAGTTAAGTCAAATGAGCTTGGTCTCGTTGACATTGAAGATTTAAGATCCAAAGTCGGTCCTGATACAGCAGCTTTGATGCTGACAAACCCGAATACGCTAGGTTTGTTTGAAGAAGATATTCTTGAAATGGCTGAAATTGTCCACGGTGTCGGCGGTAAATTATATTATGACGGTGCTAACCTGAATGCCGTCATGTCAAAAGCTAGACCAGGAGACATGGGCTTTGATGCAGTTCACTTGAACCTGCACAAGACTTTTACAGGTCCACACGGCGGTGGCGGTCCCGGTTCAGGTCCAGTAGGTGTAACAAGTGAATTGGCTCCTTTCCTACCAAAACCAGTACTTGTCAAAAAAGG is a genomic window of Sporosarcina oncorhynchi containing:
- a CDS encoding shikimate kinase, which gives rise to MKKVYLIGFMGSGKSAIGKRLSNLLNLPFYDMDTEIAKKTGMTIPQIFETYGEEKFREMETDFLLHFPDEYCIIATGGGVAMRAHNREIMRATGLVFFLNSTYRDIWRRVSTDKNRPIVQRSTREQLEALYHKRKPLYLECAQFKVETTGRSLNEITQYIAFQILRLKGD
- the gcvT gene encoding glycine cleavage system aminomethyltransferase GcvT encodes the protein MAENLKRTALFESYKQYGGKTIDFGGWELPVQFSSIKAEHEAVRTKAGLFDVSHMGEVFVSGAGALAFLQKLMTNDVAKLKDGQAQYTAMCYEDGGTIDDLLIYKRADNDYLLVVNASNIEKDVEWMEKHASADVVIENRSDEYGLLALQGPKAQEILQKLTDQPLEDIKFFRFKEGVNVAGHKVLISRTGYTGEDGFEIYGAPESMVALWPAILEAGEEEGLVPAGLGARDTLRFEAGLPLYGQELSKDISPLEAGIGFVVKVNKESDFNGKDVLTSQKENGVPRKLVGLEMIDKGIPRTGYKVFIGEEEIGEVTTGTQSPTLKKNIGFALLKAEYTAEGTEVEVEIRGKRLKAALIATPFYKR
- the gcvPA gene encoding aminomethyl-transferring glycine dehydrogenase subunit GcvPA, whose amino-acid sequence is MNHRYIPMTESDRDEMLSTIGIATIDELFEDIPEKVRFKGELAIKKAKSESALTKELSRVAAKNANSTTNASFLGAGVYDHYKPIIVDHVISRSEFYTAYTPYQPEISQGELQAIFEFQTMICELTGMDLANSSMYDGGTALAEAGNLAAGHTKRKKILISETVHPESRDVVASYASGQFIDVVTVPQKDGVTDIVKLEELIDEDTAAVLVQYPNFFGQIEDIQKIGEMAHDKGGLFVVSSNPLALGVLTPPRKLGADITVGDAQPFGIPEQFGGPHCGYFATTKKLMRKVPGRLVGETTDEAGRRGYVLTLQAREQHIRRDKATSNICSNQALNALAASVAMTAFGKKGVKEIAYHNIAKTAYAKTAFEKAGFTVKFNHAHFNEIVVEVKKPIKELNAKLLENGIIGGYDLGLTYPELSNHVLLAVTEQRTKEEIDALVQEMEANNA
- the gcvPB gene encoding aminomethyl-transferring glycine dehydrogenase subunit GcvPB; this encodes MHKDNQPLIFEITKEGRVGYNLSELDVPEIDLSSHLPAGFERVESPELPEVSELDIMRHYTALSNRNHGVDTGFYPLGSCTMKYNPKINESVARYAGFANIHPLQDESTVQGAMEVMYDLQEHLSEITGMAEVTLQPAAGAHGEWTALMMIRAFHEANGESNRTKVLVPDSAHGTNPASATVAGFDTVTVKSNELGLVDIEDLRSKVGPDTAALMLTNPNTLGLFEEDILEMAEIVHGVGGKLYYDGANLNAVMSKARPGDMGFDAVHLNLHKTFTGPHGGGGPGSGPVGVTSELAPFLPKPVLVKKGDTFTFEYDRPQSIGRVKPFYGNFGIFLRAYTYIRSMGPDGLKAVTEYAVLNANYMMRRLEPYFDLPYTQHCKHEFVLSGRRQKKLGVRTLDMAKRLLDFGFHPPTIYFPLNVEEGMMIEPTETESKETLDSFIDAMIQIAKEVEETPEIVQEAPHTTVINRLDETKAARHPVLRYTKEEELVNA